One segment of Akkermansiaceae bacterium DNA contains the following:
- a CDS encoding L,D-transpeptidase: MKFSIIIIPALLIVCLLSSCSNPGTPNPNQTAPLKAAHVNPFAPGTYAHFRAQKGYPRNYGVWRNEAVLARTNASNSSIRIDLSAQRGYLMNGTELAMDYPVATGRGKYPTPKGNFRILEKIKSDKRSSTYGRIYDAEGKLVKSDADSRKDPIPEGGKYVGAAMPYWMRITWDGVGMHKGNVPRYPASHGCIRTYYKVVATVYSKVRVGTRVTIVP, from the coding sequence TGAGTAGTTGCAGTAACCCTGGAACACCGAATCCAAACCAGACCGCCCCTCTGAAGGCCGCCCACGTCAACCCGTTCGCGCCAGGCACCTATGCCCATTTCCGGGCACAAAAGGGCTATCCTAGAAACTATGGAGTGTGGAGGAATGAAGCTGTTCTGGCCCGCACCAATGCCTCCAACTCAAGTATCCGCATTGATCTTTCCGCCCAGCGTGGATACCTGATGAACGGCACGGAGCTCGCCATGGATTACCCCGTTGCCACAGGACGGGGCAAGTATCCAACCCCCAAGGGAAACTTCCGGATTCTCGAAAAAATCAAAAGCGATAAACGCTCGTCCACCTACGGCCGTATTTATGACGCTGAAGGTAAACTGGTGAAATCCGATGCCGATAGCCGGAAAGACCCGATACCGGAAGGTGGCAAGTATGTTGGTGCAGCCATGCCCTACTGGATGCGAATCACCTGGGATGGTGTCGGTATGCACAAAGGGAATGTCCCCCGCTACCCCGCCTCCCATGGCTGTATCCGCACCTATTACAAAGTCGTGGCCACGGTCTATTCAAAGGTCCGTGTTGGAACACGCGTGACGATTGTTCCGTAA
- a CDS encoding DUF3147 family protein → MARVQEEVMPILVKYLITAALIVLISQVAKWNDRLGALIASLPMVTVLAMTWMFFDLKGEVRTEKIANHAYYTFWYVIPTLPMFLLMPWMLRRGIHYGWCLLAACVLTAVLFVLTAWIMKRFGVELM, encoded by the coding sequence ATGGCGCGAGTCCAAGAAGAAGTTATGCCCATCCTCGTAAAATACCTGATTACAGCCGCACTGATTGTCCTGATTTCCCAGGTCGCCAAATGGAATGACCGGCTTGGTGCCCTGATCGCCTCGTTACCGATGGTCACGGTGCTAGCCATGACGTGGATGTTTTTCGACCTCAAAGGTGAGGTGCGGACGGAAAAAATCGCCAACCATGCCTATTACACGTTTTGGTATGTCATCCCCACATTGCCGATGTTCCTGCTGATGCCGTGGATGTTGCGCAGGGGGATTCACTACGGCTGGTGTTTATTGGCAGCCTGTGTGTTGACCGCAGTGCTGTTTGTTCTTACGGCGTGGATTATGAAGCGGTTTGGCGTCGAACTCATGTGA